Proteins encoded by one window of Mycolicibacterium cosmeticum:
- a CDS encoding tyrosine-type recombinase/integrase has product MAKRGNGEGNVYKRMRDGKVFRYEGKITYEDADGITRRHTVYARTAAECRDKMKKARQRVDDGAPVRDAATAVSSWLHQWRTTTLEASDRSRATKSLYANLSRKHLEAEPFGALRLDRLKPSDIEKLILDMRRKMKAGPTDSEGNAGAPVRALSDSTIRSTYAVLRSALDGAVRDGLIAKNPATAVKRPGIARQEATHMEPDSINAILRAAQSSRYYPALALIAATGLRRGEALALRWDKVDLNTGVLRVAATIGRVDGELVISEPKTDRSRRQVPLSPSVVALLRDHKATQSAERQAAAGAWGDDGGLVFTTDRGTPVDPRNLLRVVEVAAKSAGVENVGVHSLRHSAAVAWLERGVHIKAVADLLGHSSISITGDIYGHTSDDTARSAVEALSDALTF; this is encoded by the coding sequence ATGGCGAAGCGTGGCAACGGTGAGGGCAATGTCTACAAGCGAATGCGCGACGGCAAGGTGTTCCGCTACGAAGGCAAAATCACCTACGAGGATGCCGATGGCATCACCCGCCGCCACACCGTCTACGCCCGCACCGCGGCTGAGTGCCGCGACAAGATGAAGAAAGCACGGCAGCGAGTCGACGACGGCGCACCGGTACGCGACGCAGCCACCGCCGTATCGAGCTGGCTGCACCAATGGCGCACCACGACCTTGGAAGCCAGCGACCGCAGCCGGGCCACCAAATCGCTCTACGCCAACTTGTCCCGCAAGCATCTGGAAGCAGAGCCGTTCGGCGCGCTGCGACTGGACCGCCTCAAGCCGTCCGATATCGAGAAACTCATCCTCGATATGCGGCGCAAGATGAAGGCCGGCCCGACAGATTCTGAGGGCAACGCCGGCGCTCCGGTGCGTGCGCTCAGCGATTCCACGATCCGCAGCACTTACGCCGTGCTTCGCTCAGCGTTGGACGGTGCAGTGCGTGACGGCCTGATCGCGAAGAACCCAGCTACCGCGGTGAAACGCCCGGGCATCGCCCGACAGGAAGCCACACACATGGAGCCTGACTCCATCAACGCCATTCTGCGAGCCGCGCAGTCGTCGCGGTACTACCCGGCGTTAGCGTTGATCGCGGCGACCGGGTTGCGGCGAGGTGAGGCACTCGCGCTCCGGTGGGACAAGGTTGACCTCAACACCGGCGTGCTGCGCGTCGCAGCGACCATCGGGCGCGTGGACGGCGAGCTGGTGATCAGTGAGCCGAAGACGGACCGATCGCGCCGCCAGGTGCCACTATCCCCCAGCGTGGTGGCGCTGCTCCGCGACCACAAGGCGACACAGAGCGCAGAGCGGCAGGCCGCCGCTGGTGCATGGGGCGATGATGGCGGATTGGTGTTCACCACCGATCGCGGCACGCCCGTGGATCCGCGGAACCTGCTGCGCGTCGTCGAGGTCGCCGCCAAGTCGGCGGGTGTCGAGAACGTCGGCGTCCACTCCCTGCGCCACAGCGCCGCCGTGGCCTGGTTGGAGCGTGGCGTGCATATCAAGGCCGTGGCGGATCTGCTCGGCCACTCGTCAATCAGCATCACGGGCGATATCTACGGACACACCAGCGACGACACCGCCCGGTCCGCGGTGGAGGCACTTAGCGATGCGCTCACGTTCTGA
- a CDS encoding sulfite exporter TauE/SafE family protein, translated as MRSLLIFTLVGVGAQLVDGALGMAFGVTASTLLVLSGVGAAQASAAVHLAEVGTTFASGLSHWKFKNIDWALVAKLGGPGAFGAFVGATVLSSLSTEQAAPLMAAILLGIGLYVLLRFSMRTPLTFGARGTSHSAKFLAPLGLFGGFIDASGGGGWGPVTTSTLLSQGKTAPRTVIGSVSASEFLVSVSASLGFLVGLKQDFLDNWPVVVGLMVGGVIAAPVAAWLVSRVSPALLGTGVGGVIVLTNSQKLLAYFGVHAPASTVVYAVIVVAWAALVGYAWRVSRAPQPAAPVAVEDAADTDGAIVVGRPG; from the coding sequence ATGCGTTCGCTCCTGATCTTCACGCTTGTCGGTGTCGGCGCCCAGCTCGTCGACGGTGCCCTCGGCATGGCGTTCGGCGTCACCGCCTCGACCCTGCTGGTGCTGTCCGGGGTGGGGGCGGCCCAGGCCAGTGCGGCGGTGCACCTCGCCGAGGTGGGCACCACCTTCGCGTCCGGGCTGTCGCACTGGAAGTTCAAGAACATCGACTGGGCCCTGGTGGCCAAGCTCGGCGGGCCCGGTGCGTTCGGGGCGTTCGTCGGCGCGACCGTGTTGTCGTCGTTGTCCACCGAGCAGGCCGCCCCGCTGATGGCGGCCATCCTGCTGGGCATCGGCCTCTATGTGCTGTTGCGGTTCTCGATGCGCACACCGCTGACCTTCGGGGCGCGCGGCACCAGCCACAGTGCCAAGTTCCTGGCCCCGCTCGGCTTGTTCGGCGGGTTCATCGACGCCTCGGGCGGCGGCGGATGGGGCCCGGTGACCACGAGCACGCTGCTGTCGCAGGGCAAGACCGCGCCGCGCACCGTGATCGGTTCGGTGAGCGCCTCGGAGTTCCTGGTGTCGGTGTCGGCGTCGCTGGGCTTCCTGGTGGGTCTGAAGCAGGATTTCCTGGACAACTGGCCGGTGGTGGTCGGCTTGATGGTCGGCGGTGTGATCGCCGCCCCGGTGGCCGCCTGGCTGGTGAGCCGGGTCAGCCCGGCGCTGCTGGGCACCGGCGTCGGCGGGGTGATCGTGTTGACCAACAGCCAGAAGCTGCTCGCGTACTTCGGGGTGCACGCGCCGGCGTCGACGGTCGTGTACGCCGTCATCGTGGTGGCGTGGGCGGCGCTGGTGGGCTACGCGTGGCGGGTTTCGCGGGCGCCGCAGCCCGCCGCGCCGGTAGCGGTCGAGGACGCGGCCGACACCGATGGGGCGATTGTGGTTGGGCGGCCCGGCTGA
- a CDS encoding sulfite exporter TauE/SafE family protein — protein MVLIALAGVGAGAINAVVGSGTLITFPTLVALGYPPVTSTMSNAVGLVAGGVSGTWGYRRELRGQWDRLRWQIPASLVGAGLGAWLLLHLPEKVFTQIVPVLLIGALILVVIGPRIQSWARRRAEETGQSAEHISARRMAALVLATFAVGIYGGYFTAAQGILLVGAMGALLPESMQRMNAAKNLLSLLVNVVAAVAYTLVAFDRISWAAAGLIAVGSLLGGFLGAHYGRRLSPNALRAVIVVVGLIGLYRLLSV, from the coding sequence ATGGTGCTCATCGCGCTGGCCGGGGTGGGTGCCGGTGCGATCAACGCGGTCGTCGGTTCCGGAACGCTGATCACCTTCCCGACGTTGGTCGCGCTGGGCTATCCGCCGGTCACCTCGACGATGTCGAACGCCGTCGGGCTGGTGGCCGGCGGGGTGTCGGGGACCTGGGGGTACCGCCGCGAGCTGCGCGGGCAATGGGACCGGCTGCGCTGGCAGATCCCGGCCTCGCTGGTCGGTGCCGGGTTGGGGGCGTGGCTGCTGCTGCATCTGCCGGAGAAGGTGTTCACCCAGATCGTGCCGGTGCTGCTGATCGGCGCGCTGATCCTGGTGGTGATCGGTCCGCGCATCCAGTCCTGGGCGCGCCGCCGGGCCGAGGAGACCGGCCAGTCGGCCGAGCACATCTCCGCACGGCGGATGGCCGCGCTGGTGCTGGCCACCTTCGCCGTCGGGATCTACGGCGGGTACTTCACGGCCGCGCAGGGCATTCTGCTGGTCGGTGCGATGGGTGCGCTGCTGCCCGAGTCGATGCAGCGGATGAACGCGGCCAAGAACCTGCTCTCGCTGCTGGTCAATGTGGTTGCGGCAGTGGCCTACACGCTGGTGGCGTTCGATCGGATCAGCTGGGCGGCCGCCGGACTGATCGCGGTCGGGTCGCTACTGGGTGGCTTCCTGGGCGCCCACTACGGGCGGCGGCTGTCGCCCAATGCGCTGCGCGCGGTGATCGTGGTGGTGGGACTGATCGGGCTGTACCGATTGTTGTCGGTGTAA